The bacterium genome window below encodes:
- a CDS encoding histidine kinase: MIQTSKKTIPMAPVPGVLTEKPVGRVPSNRTWKDLFVIDFDRSFLLSSLKLLLALNPLWTFAVSAFFGGHSWASILFRWGWNFLEATFVCSLGLVVAWFYLVLERAWAKRVARTPPRHGTGWFLLLLAFLAPPGLYLALRIMVAGINFFYEGDPIVPQFKWEYYGQEIFWVWTLLLVCFVFKSWLDLRDTAQHHLLRAEALEKERLRALLTRLQDQMNPHFLFNTLNTVAALISQDPKKAEKMVVKLSGLLQGVLAAGRKTRHPLRQELDFCRDYLEIEQARFGKRLKVTFRVEKELELAAPLVPVLILQPLVENAVKHGLSSKAKGGQIWLSCGKEAGGLVIRVEDDGVGLGKSPYAGSGTALENGRKRLALEYGEAGSLRIGSRDPAGTEVELRLPLVYDENTHEGGRHAGPDR; encoded by the coding sequence ATGATCCAAACCTCGAAAAAGACCATTCCGATGGCACCGGTCCCCGGTGTCCTGACCGAAAAGCCGGTCGGCCGGGTCCCGTCGAACCGGACCTGGAAAGATCTGTTCGTCATCGATTTCGATCGTTCCTTTCTTTTGTCAAGCCTCAAGCTGCTTTTGGCGTTGAACCCCCTTTGGACCTTCGCGGTCTCCGCATTCTTTGGGGGACATTCTTGGGCCTCGATCCTTTTTAGGTGGGGCTGGAACTTTCTGGAGGCCACCTTTGTTTGTTCCCTTGGATTGGTGGTCGCCTGGTTCTATCTGGTCCTGGAAAGGGCATGGGCGAAAAGGGTGGCCCGGACCCCTCCGCGCCACGGGACGGGTTGGTTCCTCCTTCTTTTGGCGTTCCTGGCGCCTCCCGGACTTTATCTGGCGCTTCGGATCATGGTCGCGGGTATCAATTTTTTCTATGAAGGGGACCCGATCGTCCCCCAGTTCAAATGGGAATATTACGGCCAAGAGATCTTTTGGGTCTGGACCCTTCTTTTGGTCTGCTTCGTCTTCAAGTCCTGGCTGGACCTGCGGGATACGGCCCAACACCATTTGTTAAGGGCGGAAGCCCTGGAGAAAGAGCGCTTGCGTGCCCTCCTGACACGGCTGCAGGACCAAATGAACCCCCATTTCCTTTTCAATACCCTCAACACGGTGGCGGCATTGATCTCCCAGGACCCGAAGAAGGCCGAGAAGATGGTGGTCAAGCTCTCGGGGCTCCTTCAAGGGGTCCTGGCCGCCGGACGGAAAACCCGGCATCCGCTCCGCCAGGAGCTGGATTTCTGCCGCGACTACCTGGAGATCGAACAAGCCCGGTTCGGCAAGCGGCTGAAGGTGACCTTCCGGGTCGAAAAGGAATTGGAGCTGGCCGCTCCCTTGGTCCCGGTGTTGATCCTCCAACCCTTGGTCGAGAATGCCGTGAAGCACGGTCTGTCCTCCAAGGCCAAAGGGGGGCAGATCTGGCTCTCCTGTGGGAAAGAGGCGGGTGGTTTGGTCATCCGGGTGGAGGATGACGGGGTGGGTCTCGGTAAGTCGCCTTACGCAGGGTCCGGGACCGCCTTGGAGAACGGGCGCAAACGATTGGCGCTCGAGTATGGGGAAGCAGGAAGCCTGAGGATCGGATCCCGGGATCCGGCCGGGACAGAGGTCGAGCTGCGCTTGCCTTTGGTCTACGATGAAAACACCCATGAGGGAGGCCGACATGCGGGTCCTGATCGTTGA
- a CDS encoding LytTR family DNA-binding domain-containing protein, whose amino-acid sequence MRVLIVDDEAPARGRLSRMLGELKDLKVVGEASNGVEALQMAEKLQPEVVFLDIEMPELNGLEVAKTWGGDGPAVVFVTAYSEHALKAFELSATDYLVKPVSPERLKEAVEKVRKRKSPRSLDQLQGLLEKWEKGQNPQRMAVKTGSKYRVFDPSSISAVVARDHYAILLVEGQELLADDSLDMLEKRLDDKKFLRIHRSAIVNLDFLKELEHEGDRKYLAVLSDPLKTKLPVSRERLEELRKILGLE is encoded by the coding sequence ATGCGGGTCCTGATCGTTGATGATGAAGCCCCGGCCCGGGGACGCTTGTCAAGGATGTTGGGCGAATTGAAGGACCTGAAGGTCGTAGGGGAGGCTTCCAATGGGGTGGAGGCCCTGCAGATGGCGGAGAAACTACAGCCCGAGGTCGTCTTCCTGGACATCGAGATGCCCGAGCTGAACGGGTTGGAGGTCGCCAAGACCTGGGGCGGTGACGGTCCGGCGGTGGTCTTCGTGACGGCTTACAGTGAACATGCCCTGAAGGCTTTCGAGCTTTCGGCCACCGATTACCTGGTCAAACCTGTCTCACCCGAGCGCCTCAAGGAAGCGGTGGAAAAGGTCCGCAAACGCAAATCGCCGCGATCCTTGGATCAGTTGCAAGGGTTGCTGGAAAAATGGGAGAAGGGACAGAACCCCCAACGCATGGCGGTCAAGACGGGCTCCAAGTACCGGGTCTTCGACCCATCCAGCATCTCGGCGGTCGTGGCGCGGGACCATTACGCCATCCTGTTGGTCGAAGGCCAGGAACTCCTGGCCGATGACAGCCTGGATATGCTGGAAAAACGCCTAGATGACAAGAAGTTCCTCCGCATTCACCGGAGCGCCATTGTTAACCTGGATTTTTTGAAGGAACTGGAACATGAAGGGGACCGTAAGTACCTGGCGGTCCTTTCGGATCCATTGAAGACGAAGCTCCCGGTCAGTCGGGAACGATTGGAGGAGCTTCGGAAGATCCTGGGATTGGAATGA